In the genome of Microbacterium saperdae, one region contains:
- a CDS encoding amidohydrolase, with protein sequence MSDTSPGDEADLIIRGGRIHTFDGQDSAVSALAVRAGRIIARDSEAEKLAAARTIELDGRTAIPGINDAHLHAAWLGARWPHLFFSDTPPEDQPSGRLVTTETERRAALTRAWGLLAELGITSYTEPGIGPGEDDGETGCFGTDMLATYTALHRERAQTSRVTLLRLFGTIDGESTLEDFERGIRTTAPTTDPHWLAVTGVKIFADGIPPMATAWVEEPYPDGSTGELLTRGSDAPLSAFRRMIELAAARGLQIAVHATGDRSITEFLHALEGLDAAPPAAGPHYVVHGDLATTAQLERMRRLGAGFAVQPLIAAHTHDWAGAQLGPERLARAWPLREMLATGTLTTITSDAPIATPDWRVGLDSSLALLSAAGRPDDTELRRTLLRTMTVDAARQDGAVTWKGSLEVGKVADLTVLDEDPCAPGRPFASLAVARTIVDGRSIYLRD encoded by the coding sequence ATGAGCGACACATCCCCCGGCGACGAAGCCGATCTGATCATCCGCGGCGGGCGGATCCACACCTTCGACGGCCAGGACTCCGCCGTGAGCGCCCTGGCCGTCCGTGCGGGGCGCATCATCGCCCGGGACTCCGAGGCCGAGAAGCTCGCAGCAGCGCGCACGATCGAGCTCGACGGGCGCACCGCCATCCCCGGCATCAACGATGCGCATCTGCACGCGGCCTGGCTCGGCGCCCGCTGGCCGCACCTGTTCTTCTCCGACACTCCCCCGGAGGATCAGCCCTCCGGCCGGCTGGTGACGACCGAGACCGAACGCCGCGCGGCCCTCACCCGCGCCTGGGGTCTGCTCGCCGAGCTCGGCATCACGAGCTACACCGAGCCGGGCATCGGCCCGGGAGAAGACGACGGGGAGACCGGATGCTTCGGCACCGACATGCTCGCCACCTACACCGCGTTGCACCGCGAGCGCGCACAGACGTCCCGCGTGACGCTGCTCCGCCTGTTCGGCACGATCGACGGCGAGAGCACCCTCGAGGACTTCGAGCGGGGCATCCGCACCACGGCACCGACCACGGACCCGCACTGGCTCGCGGTGACCGGGGTGAAGATCTTCGCCGACGGCATCCCGCCGATGGCGACCGCCTGGGTCGAAGAGCCCTACCCCGACGGATCGACCGGAGAGCTCCTGACGCGTGGCAGCGATGCCCCTCTGAGCGCGTTCCGGCGGATGATCGAGCTCGCCGCCGCGCGCGGCCTGCAGATCGCCGTGCACGCGACAGGAGATCGCTCGATCACCGAGTTCCTGCACGCACTGGAAGGTCTCGACGCTGCTCCGCCCGCTGCGGGCCCGCACTATGTGGTGCACGGCGACCTCGCGACCACCGCGCAGCTCGAGCGGATGCGGCGCCTGGGGGCGGGGTTCGCGGTGCAGCCGCTCATCGCCGCCCACACGCACGACTGGGCGGGCGCGCAGCTCGGACCCGAACGATTGGCGCGGGCCTGGCCGCTGCGCGAGATGCTGGCCACAGGGACCCTCACGACGATCACGAGCGACGCCCCCATCGCGACGCCTGACTGGCGGGTCGGCCTCGATTCCTCTCTCGCACTGCTCTCCGCAGCGGGCCGCCCGGACGACACGGAGCTGCGCAGAACGCTGCTGCGCACGATGACCGTCGATGCCGCACGCCAGGACGGCGCCGTGACATGGAAGGGATCGCTCGAGGTGGGCAAGGTCGCCGATCTCACAGTTCTCGACGAGGACCCCTGCGCGCCGGGCCGCCCCTTCGCGTCCCTCGCGGTCGCGCGTACGATCGTCGACGGCCGCAGCATCTACCTCCGCGATTGA
- a CDS encoding methyltransferase family protein produces the protein MTHTSTPDAARILDIATGYMASKQLFQASRIGLFSAVAAGADTAEAIAVRCGVSERIARLLADAMAAKGLLVRADARYATAPDAAAYLTGTGAAIDLAPFLTFLDEISYPHWLQIAHTVDTTEPGDLQMDDARWATFMAGVMTYNRLHAQEFGRHVDLGGATRALDFGGLSAEFALSVMAQNPQLHTTFLYAPGFEDGIVEAVESAGVADRAVVEVGDTATATPQGEYDAVFANHVIHRFSAEENARIFRTLRGAAVAGATLTVLDFFLDDDPEQRGLDALHAGEYLVIDGTIVYPEAQVRGWLDDAGWQVRDKIALPGSPRVLVATAV, from the coding sequence ATGACCCACACCTCCACTCCCGACGCGGCGCGCATCCTCGACATCGCGACCGGCTACATGGCATCGAAGCAGCTCTTCCAGGCCAGCCGGATCGGGCTCTTCTCCGCTGTCGCCGCCGGTGCCGACACGGCAGAGGCGATCGCCGTCCGCTGCGGTGTGAGCGAACGGATCGCCCGTCTGCTCGCCGACGCCATGGCCGCCAAGGGGCTGCTCGTCCGCGCGGATGCGCGCTATGCGACGGCCCCGGATGCGGCGGCGTACCTGACCGGTACGGGTGCCGCGATCGATCTCGCGCCGTTCCTGACCTTCCTCGACGAGATCAGCTACCCGCACTGGCTCCAGATCGCGCACACCGTGGACACCACCGAACCGGGCGACCTGCAGATGGACGACGCGCGCTGGGCCACCTTCATGGCCGGCGTCATGACCTACAACCGCCTGCACGCGCAGGAGTTCGGTCGCCACGTCGATCTCGGCGGCGCCACACGTGCACTGGACTTCGGAGGGTTGTCCGCGGAGTTCGCGCTGTCGGTGATGGCGCAGAATCCGCAGCTGCACACGACGTTCCTCTACGCCCCCGGGTTCGAGGACGGCATCGTCGAAGCGGTCGAGTCGGCGGGGGTCGCGGATCGCGCGGTCGTCGAGGTGGGGGACACCGCCACCGCCACGCCGCAGGGCGAGTACGACGCGGTGTTCGCGAACCACGTGATCCACCGGTTCAGCGCGGAGGAGAACGCGCGGATCTTCCGCACCCTCCGGGGCGCGGCGGTCGCGGGCGCCACGCTCACCGTGCTCGACTTCTTCCTCGACGACGACCCTGAGCAGCGAGGGCTCGACGCCCTGCACGCGGGGGAGTACCTGGTCATCGACGGGACGATCGTCTACCCCGAGGCGCAGGTGCGCGGGTGGCTCGACGATGCCGGCTGGCAGGTGCGCGACAAGATCGCGCTGCCCGGAAGCCCGCGGGTGCTCGTCGCGACGGCGGTGTGA